In a single window of the Nilaparvata lugens isolate BPH chromosome 1, ASM1435652v1, whole genome shotgun sequence genome:
- the LOC111054388 gene encoding flocculation protein FLO11 isoform X1: MGGVSCAANGCSNNRSKKKPGVTFHRFPKDPVRRARWLKVMHKAEWQPKYFHKICSEHFEEKMFNKTGQIVRLRDDAEPTIFPGLPSYLQMKAELERKPPMLREPLTKKRRTEEEVPLSPSSSCGSTSLSTPCLAEEIKLEIEDEDIPPNSSTSSPAHSITEEIVLEVEDENTPATSNSERISSPIPPVTEEIVLEVEDENPPATSNSERISSPIPPVTEEIVLEVEDENTPATSNSERISSPIPPVTEEIVLEVEDENPPATSNSERISSPIPPVTEEIVLEVEDENPPATSNSKRISSPIPPVTEEIVLEVEDENPPATSNSERISSPIPPVTEVIKLEIEDAYPPPTSGTSSSASSVTEDAAAPPISSTSSPTLRPCSPTKEQLKKMLEKSILQNLKRRKKIKTLQQCCRRLQAKVTRLEIRLECVVKQNVMKYRPDLLIS, encoded by the exons ATTTCCAAAAGATCCTGTAAGGCGGGCTAGATGGTTGAAGGTCATGCACAAAGCAGAATGGCAGCCCAAATACTTTCACAAAATTTGTTCCGagcattttgaagaaaaaatgtttaaCAAAACTGGACAAATTGTGCGCTTGAGGGATGATGCCGAGCCAACTATATTCCCAGGATTGCCTtcatatcttcaaatgaaa GCTGAACTAGAGAGAAAGCCACCAATGCTGAGGGAGCCTTTGACAAAGAAAAGACGAACTGAAGAGGAAGTTCCTCTCTCTCCTTCTAGTAGCTGTGGGAGCACATCGTTGTCTACTCCTTGTCTAGCTGAAGAAATTAAGCTAGAAATTGAAGACGAAGATATTCCCCCTAACAGTAGCACTTCATCTCCGGCACATTCAATCACTGAAGAAATTGTACTGGAGGTTGAAGATGAAAATACTCCCGCTACTAGCAACAGTGAAAGGATATCGTCTCCTATTCCTCCGGTCACCGAAGAAATTGTACTGGAGGTTGAAGATGAAAATCCTCCCGCTACTAGCAACAGTGAAAGGATATCGTCTCCTATTCCTCCGGTCACTGAAGAAATTGTACTGGAGGTTGAAGATGAAAATACTCCCGCTACTAGCAACAGTGAAAGGATATCGTCTCCTATTCCTCCGGTCACCGAAGAAATTGTACTGGAGGTTGAAGATGAAAATCCTCCCGCTACTAGCAACAGTGAAAGGATATCGTCTCCTATTCCTCCGGTCACTGAAGAAATTGTACTGGAGGTTGAAGATGAAAATCCTCCCGCTACTAGCAACAGTAAAAGGATATCGTCTCCTATTCCTCCGGTCACTGAAGAAATTGTACTGGAGGTTGAAGATGAAAATCCTCCCGCTACTAGCAACAGTGAAAGGATATCGTCTCCTATTCCTCCGGTCACTGAAGTAATTAAACTAGAAATTGAAGACGCATATCCTCCCCCTACTAGTGGCACCTCATCTTCGGCGTCTTCCGTCACTGAAGACGCAGCTGCTCCCCCTATCAGTAGCACTTCATCCCCTACCCTTCGTCCCTGTTCTCCCACCAAGGAGCAACTGAAGAAAATGTTGGAGAAATCGATATTGCAGAAtttgaagaggagaaaaaaaatcaaaactttGCAGCAGTGTTGTCGGCGGCTTCAGGCAAAAGTCACCCGTTTAGAAATAAGATTGGAATGTGTTGTGAAGCAAAATGTAATGAAATACAGACCTGATTTACTGATAAgctga
- the LOC111054388 gene encoding flocculation protein FLO11 isoform X2: MGGVSCAANGCSNNRSKKKPGVTFHRFPKDPVRRARWLKVMHKAEWQPKYFHKICSEHFEEKMFNKTGQIVRLRDDAEPTIFPGLPSYLQMKAELERKPPMLREPLTKKRRTEEEVPLSPSSSCGSTSLSTPCLAEEIKLEIEDEDIPPNSSTSSPAHSITEEIVLEVEDENPPATSNSERISSPIPPVTEEIVLEVEDENTPATSNSERISSPIPPVTEEIVLEVEDENPPATSNSERISSPIPPVTEEIVLEVEDENPPATSNSKRISSPIPPVTEEIVLEVEDENPPATSNSERISSPIPPVTEVIKLEIEDAYPPPTSGTSSSASSVTEDAAAPPISSTSSPTLRPCSPTKEQLKKMLEKSILQNLKRRKKIKTLQQCCRRLQAKVTRLEIRLECVVKQNVMKYRPDLLIS, translated from the exons ATTTCCAAAAGATCCTGTAAGGCGGGCTAGATGGTTGAAGGTCATGCACAAAGCAGAATGGCAGCCCAAATACTTTCACAAAATTTGTTCCGagcattttgaagaaaaaatgtttaaCAAAACTGGACAAATTGTGCGCTTGAGGGATGATGCCGAGCCAACTATATTCCCAGGATTGCCTtcatatcttcaaatgaaa GCTGAACTAGAGAGAAAGCCACCAATGCTGAGGGAGCCTTTGACAAAGAAAAGACGAACTGAAGAGGAAGTTCCTCTCTCTCCTTCTAGTAGCTGTGGGAGCACATCGTTGTCTACTCCTTGTCTAGCTGAAGAAATTAAGCTAGAAATTGAAGACGAAGATATTCCCCCTAACAGTAGCACTTCATCTCCGGCACATTCAATCACTGAAGAAATTGTACTGGAG GTTGAAGATGAAAATCCTCCCGCTACTAGCAACAGTGAAAGGATATCGTCTCCTATTCCTCCGGTCACTGAAGAAATTGTACTGGAGGTTGAAGATGAAAATACTCCCGCTACTAGCAACAGTGAAAGGATATCGTCTCCTATTCCTCCGGTCACCGAAGAAATTGTACTGGAGGTTGAAGATGAAAATCCTCCCGCTACTAGCAACAGTGAAAGGATATCGTCTCCTATTCCTCCGGTCACTGAAGAAATTGTACTGGAGGTTGAAGATGAAAATCCTCCCGCTACTAGCAACAGTAAAAGGATATCGTCTCCTATTCCTCCGGTCACTGAAGAAATTGTACTGGAGGTTGAAGATGAAAATCCTCCCGCTACTAGCAACAGTGAAAGGATATCGTCTCCTATTCCTCCGGTCACTGAAGTAATTAAACTAGAAATTGAAGACGCATATCCTCCCCCTACTAGTGGCACCTCATCTTCGGCGTCTTCCGTCACTGAAGACGCAGCTGCTCCCCCTATCAGTAGCACTTCATCCCCTACCCTTCGTCCCTGTTCTCCCACCAAGGAGCAACTGAAGAAAATGTTGGAGAAATCGATATTGCAGAAtttgaagaggagaaaaaaaatcaaaactttGCAGCAGTGTTGTCGGCGGCTTCAGGCAAAAGTCACCCGTTTAGAAATAAGATTGGAATGTGTTGTGAAGCAAAATGTAATGAAATACAGACCTGATTTACTGATAAgctga